A single Molothrus aeneus isolate 106 chromosome 9, BPBGC_Maene_1.0, whole genome shotgun sequence DNA region contains:
- the TMEM53 gene encoding transmembrane protein 53 isoform X1, which yields MGTRGLRDAVVELQPGQARGGSTDRGPAEGQPVVILLGWAGCQDKYLAKYSAVYSQKGCTVIRYTAPWRMVFFSETFGIRSLQTPARRLLELLFDYRVENRPVLFHVFSNGGVMLYRYILEALHTHTPFQSLRVAGTIFDSAPGRRNLRGALRALATVLASMNVLLKYLLLFTFATTAVVLRVLLYPLTRFLHESHYDALLKAPSRWPELYLYSQADLIIKASEIELMASAREQLGVPVKAVDFSDSPHVSHMRVYPTYYRSLCTTFLADCVGASPP from the exons ATGGGCACCCGCGGGCTGAGGGACGCCGTGGTGGAGCTGCAGCCGGGACAGGCCCGCG GaggcagcacagacagaggGCCTGCCGAGGGCCAGCCCGTGGTCATCCTCCTGGGCTGGGCCGGCTGCCAGGACAAATACCTGGCCAAATACAGCGCAGTCTACAGCCAGAAG GGCTGCACGGTCATCCGTTACACAGCTCCATGGAGGATGGTATTCTTCTCTGAGACCTTTGGCATCAGATCCCTGCAGACCCCAGCCAGGCgactcctggagctgctctttgaCTACAGAGTTGAGAACAGACCGGTTCTTTTCCACGTTTTCAGCAATGGTGGTGTCATGCTGTACCGTTACATCCTCGAGGCGCTCCACACCCACACGCCCTTCCAGAGCCTCAGGGTAGCCGGCACCATTTTCGACAGCGCCCCTGGCAGAAGAAACTTGCGAGGAGCCCTTCGTGCCCTGGCAACTGTCCTGGCCTCCATGAACGTGCTGCTCAAGTATCTCCTGCTGTTCACTTTTGCCACCACAGCCGTGGTGCTGCGGGTCCTGCTGTACCCCCTGACCCGCTTCCTCCACGAGAGCCACTACGACGCCCTGCTGAAAGCGCCCTCGCGCTGGCCTGAGCTCTACCTCTACTCCCAGGCCGATCTCATCATCAAAGCCAGCGAGATTGAGCTCATGGCCAGTGCCCGGGAGCAGCTCGGGGTTCCTGTGAAAGCCGTGGACTTCTCAGACTCGCCTCACGTCAGCCACATGCGGGTGTACCCCACCTATTACCGCAGCCTCTGCACCACCTTCCTGGCTGACTGTGTCGGGGCCTCACCTCCTTAG
- the TMEM53 gene encoding transmembrane protein 53 isoform X2, whose product MGTRGLRDAVVELQPGQARGSTDRGPAEGQPVVILLGWAGCQDKYLAKYSAVYSQKGCTVIRYTAPWRMVFFSETFGIRSLQTPARRLLELLFDYRVENRPVLFHVFSNGGVMLYRYILEALHTHTPFQSLRVAGTIFDSAPGRRNLRGALRALATVLASMNVLLKYLLLFTFATTAVVLRVLLYPLTRFLHESHYDALLKAPSRWPELYLYSQADLIIKASEIELMASAREQLGVPVKAVDFSDSPHVSHMRVYPTYYRSLCTTFLADCVGASPP is encoded by the exons ATGGGCACCCGCGGGCTGAGGGACGCCGTGGTGGAGCTGCAGCCGGGACAGGCCCGCG gcagcacagacagaggGCCTGCCGAGGGCCAGCCCGTGGTCATCCTCCTGGGCTGGGCCGGCTGCCAGGACAAATACCTGGCCAAATACAGCGCAGTCTACAGCCAGAAG GGCTGCACGGTCATCCGTTACACAGCTCCATGGAGGATGGTATTCTTCTCTGAGACCTTTGGCATCAGATCCCTGCAGACCCCAGCCAGGCgactcctggagctgctctttgaCTACAGAGTTGAGAACAGACCGGTTCTTTTCCACGTTTTCAGCAATGGTGGTGTCATGCTGTACCGTTACATCCTCGAGGCGCTCCACACCCACACGCCCTTCCAGAGCCTCAGGGTAGCCGGCACCATTTTCGACAGCGCCCCTGGCAGAAGAAACTTGCGAGGAGCCCTTCGTGCCCTGGCAACTGTCCTGGCCTCCATGAACGTGCTGCTCAAGTATCTCCTGCTGTTCACTTTTGCCACCACAGCCGTGGTGCTGCGGGTCCTGCTGTACCCCCTGACCCGCTTCCTCCACGAGAGCCACTACGACGCCCTGCTGAAAGCGCCCTCGCGCTGGCCTGAGCTCTACCTCTACTCCCAGGCCGATCTCATCATCAAAGCCAGCGAGATTGAGCTCATGGCCAGTGCCCGGGAGCAGCTCGGGGTTCCTGTGAAAGCCGTGGACTTCTCAGACTCGCCTCACGTCAGCCACATGCGGGTGTACCCCACCTATTACCGCAGCCTCTGCACCACCTTCCTGGCTGACTGTGTCGGGGCCTCACCTCCTTAG